In Candidatus Abyssobacteria bacterium SURF_5, the following proteins share a genomic window:
- a CDS encoding NGG1p interacting factor NIF3, which yields MRNDPRGRKALDALLQKQRKNFEKLTQKQKDFFDREKFSNPYADTRILHGSANQRIKSLFVGIDIEISEVLLADRMRANGKPIDLIVAHHPEGRAMANFYEVMEMQADILNKFGVPINVAEGILEERIKEVERRVLPVNHTRAVDAARLLDLSFVCVHTPADNGVNQFLQKKFDRHKPVFLSDIIDLLLEIPEYQNSAKQNAGPRIVAGSPTNRAGKTFVDMTGGTGGSKEAFEKLVQAGVGTVVGMHIGEDHLKEAKKHHVNVIIAGHMSSDALGMNLFLDELNRRHGPVEILTCSGFSRVSRVKKGR from the coding sequence ATACGGAATGATCCCAGGGGAAGAAAGGCTCTCGATGCTCTCCTCCAGAAGCAGCGGAAAAACTTCGAAAAACTAACTCAGAAGCAGAAAGATTTTTTCGATAGAGAGAAATTCTCAAACCCCTACGCGGACACTCGAATTCTTCATGGGAGCGCCAATCAGCGGATAAAGTCTCTTTTTGTCGGGATCGATATAGAGATATCGGAAGTTCTGCTGGCAGATCGGATGCGAGCGAACGGCAAGCCGATTGATCTCATAGTGGCCCATCACCCGGAAGGCAGGGCGATGGCCAATTTTTATGAGGTCATGGAGATGCAGGCGGATATCCTGAACAAGTTTGGGGTACCGATAAATGTTGCGGAGGGGATACTAGAGGAGCGCATTAAGGAGGTCGAGCGAAGAGTTCTTCCAGTAAATCACACCCGTGCAGTGGACGCTGCGCGACTGCTTGATCTTTCATTTGTGTGCGTCCACACCCCGGCCGACAATGGGGTAAACCAGTTTCTACAAAAAAAGTTTGACCGGCACAAGCCGGTTTTTCTTTCAGATATAATTGATCTTCTGCTTGAGATTCCGGAATACCAGAACAGCGCAAAGCAGAATGCGGGTCCAAGGATAGTTGCCGGTTCGCCTACGAACAGGGCGGGCAAGACGTTTGTGGATATGACGGGCGGAACGGGGGGCTCAAAAGAAGCCTTTGAGAAGCTTGTTCAGGCCGGAGTCGGCACGGTCGTCGGGATGCATATAGGAGAGGATCATCTGAAAGAGGCGAAGAAGCATCACGTGAATGTGATAATTGCCGGTCATATGTCGAGCGACGCGCTTGGGATGAACCTGTTTCTTGACGAGCTTAACCGGCGGCACGGTCCAGTGGAGATATTGACCTGCTCGGGTTTCAGCAGGGTTTCGAGAGTGAAAAAAGGAAGATAA
- a CDS encoding DNA primase: MAGAHGSIKKMASSYRIPPETVEHVRSQTDIVQVISEYMALKKAGANYKACCPFHTEKTPSFTVSAQKQMFYCFGCGAGGNVFGFLMRQEGFSFAEAVKHLAGRVGIEIKESHFVPEQQRLREQLFDLYEFARGYYSRQLHRSPDAEHARVYLERRRLLGEPAQRFSLGFAPAGWDAFTTEASKKGFSHDVLIQGGLSKKSVEGRVYDAFRNRVMFPILDIMGKAIAFGGRSLEENQPKYINSPETPIYRKGETLYNLHQAKRPISNKNSVFVVEGYVDAIRLAVNGFENVVASLGTAFTQAQARLLRRYASEVVLVFDSDVAGEAATGRGIEVLLGEDLDVRVLTLPSAKDPDEFLLEHGSEAFVHHSKDAKNFIDHHIDSAHGHSGWNLETKVRTANVLASLVGRMPDPIKKEEYLRLLAGKLGLQPDTLLKASQKSNFTDRIEIEARQYEKRLRHEEQQCLWLIKALTERPECREILKDNLDLSMIENEALRELLTVGLEVKEVALLESKLLDAVQNEEAQKLLSRLSFEKAGPELIYPVEWWLAIFKNRQSERMLSTLTAEIAEAERAGDTERFRRLVAQKVAARRELEQARKELAGISVFVEGRKQEELASLVFEIGPRELARAEKTGDYAAMRAWKQLLEVQKQGGQEGRPNWEVPF; encoded by the coding sequence GTGGCTGGCGCGCACGGTTCGATTAAGAAAATGGCATCATCTTACAGGATTCCCCCGGAGACAGTTGAGCACGTCCGATCTCAGACAGATATCGTGCAGGTTATCTCCGAGTACATGGCGCTGAAGAAAGCGGGGGCCAATTACAAGGCATGTTGCCCGTTTCACACGGAAAAGACGCCATCCTTCACCGTAAGCGCGCAGAAGCAGATGTTTTATTGCTTCGGGTGCGGGGCCGGCGGCAACGTATTCGGTTTTCTCATGCGGCAGGAGGGTTTCAGCTTCGCGGAGGCCGTCAAACATCTTGCCGGGCGCGTGGGAATCGAGATAAAGGAATCGCATTTTGTTCCGGAGCAACAACGTCTTCGGGAGCAGTTGTTCGACCTGTACGAATTCGCGCGCGGGTATTACAGCCGGCAGCTGCACAGATCGCCCGATGCCGAGCATGCGCGTGTTTACCTCGAGCGTCGGCGCCTGCTTGGCGAGCCTGCCCAGCGATTTTCTCTGGGTTTTGCGCCGGCCGGGTGGGACGCTTTTACCACCGAAGCGTCAAAAAAAGGGTTTTCCCATGACGTATTGATCCAGGGAGGATTGTCAAAGAAGAGCGTCGAGGGCCGGGTGTATGACGCATTTCGGAACCGGGTGATGTTCCCGATTCTCGATATCATGGGGAAAGCGATAGCTTTTGGAGGACGCTCGCTCGAGGAGAACCAGCCGAAGTACATAAATTCGCCGGAGACGCCGATATACAGGAAGGGCGAGACCCTGTACAATCTGCACCAGGCGAAGCGGCCGATCTCGAATAAGAATTCGGTTTTCGTCGTCGAAGGTTACGTAGATGCAATCAGATTGGCTGTCAATGGATTCGAGAATGTAGTGGCGTCATTGGGGACCGCGTTTACGCAGGCGCAGGCGCGGCTTCTTCGCAGGTATGCATCGGAGGTGGTGCTCGTCTTCGATTCGGACGTGGCGGGAGAGGCGGCGACGGGGCGCGGAATCGAGGTGCTTTTGGGCGAGGACCTCGACGTGCGCGTTTTAACGCTTCCTTCGGCAAAAGATCCGGACGAGTTTCTGCTGGAGCACGGGTCTGAGGCCTTCGTGCACCATTCAAAGGATGCGAAGAATTTCATTGATCATCATATTGACAGTGCTCACGGCCACAGCGGCTGGAATCTGGAGACGAAGGTAAGGACCGCAAACGTTCTCGCTTCGCTGGTTGGCAGGATGCCGGATCCGATCAAGAAAGAGGAGTACCTGAGGTTACTTGCGGGAAAACTTGGTCTTCAGCCGGACACGCTGCTCAAAGCCTCGCAAAAAAGCAATTTTACAGACAGAATAGAAATAGAGGCCAGACAGTACGAGAAGCGGTTGCGGCACGAAGAGCAGCAATGCTTGTGGCTGATTAAGGCGCTGACCGAGCGGCCGGAATGCCGGGAGATATTAAAGGATAATCTGGATTTATCGATGATCGAGAACGAGGCGCTCAGGGAATTGTTGACAGTCGGTTTGGAGGTAAAAGAGGTCGCTCTTCTCGAGAGCAAGCTGCTCGACGCGGTCCAGAATGAAGAAGCGCAGAAGTTATTGTCCCGATTGAGTTTTGAAAAGGCAGGTCCGGAGCTGATATATCCGGTTGAGTGGTGGCTGGCGATATTCAAGAACCGGCAGAGCGAGAGAATGCTGAGCACGCTTACGGCTGAGATAGCGGAGGCTGAGCGCGCCGGCGATACGGAGCGATTTCGGCGGTTGGTAGCGCAGAAGGTGGCGGCGCGGAGAGAGTTGGAGCAAGCAAGAAAAGAACTTGCCGGCATCTCGGTTTTCGTTGAGGGGCGGAAGCAGGAGGAACTCGCTTCGCTCGTGTTCGAAATAGGTCCGAGAGAATTGGCTCGGGCTGAAAAGACGGGAGATTATGCCGCGATGCGGGCATGGAAGCAACTTTTAGAGGTACAGAAGCAAGGGGGACAAGAAGGGAGACCAAATTGGGAGGTACCGTTTTAG
- the dnaJ gene encoding molecular chaperone DnaJ — MGKRDYYEVLGIPRGATEDDIRKAYRRLAMKHHPDRTQGDKESEEKFKEIAEAYAVLTDPEKRANYDQFGHAGVGAGMNDFGFGSFGDIFGDIFEDFFGARTDTRRSRVQKGDDIVYNLDLTLEEAFEGFEREISIPRLDNCDICGGTGAEPGSGQAVCPVCRGAGRVRQTQGFFSITRTCHRCMGAGAVLENPCRKCKGEGRIRTTRKLRITVPAGVDNGSRIRYRGEGEAGARGGPNGDLYLMINVREHDFFKREGDNLICEVPVSFPQAALGAEIRVPTLDGKISLKIPKGTQSHHIFRVKGKGMPGLRSHGRGDLFVRAVIETPTKLNDRQRELLEEFAKISGEETQPLTKKFLDKFKEVFGT; from the coding sequence ATGGGAAAACGGGATTATTACGAGGTGCTCGGCATCCCGCGGGGAGCGACCGAGGATGATATTCGCAAAGCATATCGCAGGCTGGCGATGAAGCATCATCCTGACCGAACGCAGGGAGATAAGGAGTCCGAGGAGAAATTCAAGGAGATTGCGGAAGCGTATGCCGTTCTGACTGACCCGGAGAAACGGGCGAACTATGACCAATTCGGACATGCCGGCGTTGGGGCAGGAATGAACGATTTTGGTTTTGGGTCGTTCGGCGATATCTTCGGCGACATTTTCGAGGACTTCTTCGGCGCTCGTACCGATACCCGCCGCAGTCGGGTTCAAAAGGGAGACGACATTGTATATAACCTGGACCTCACGCTGGAAGAGGCCTTTGAAGGATTCGAGCGCGAGATATCGATTCCCCGCCTGGACAATTGCGACATCTGCGGGGGCACGGGCGCCGAGCCTGGGAGCGGCCAAGCGGTTTGTCCGGTGTGCAGGGGCGCGGGCCGCGTCAGGCAGACGCAGGGATTTTTCAGCATAACGCGCACATGCCACAGGTGTATGGGCGCGGGGGCGGTCCTCGAGAATCCGTGTAGAAAGTGCAAGGGAGAAGGCCGCATTCGGACCACGCGGAAGCTGCGGATAACGGTTCCGGCGGGAGTCGATAACGGTTCCCGCATCCGGTATCGCGGAGAAGGAGAGGCCGGCGCAAGAGGCGGTCCCAATGGCGACCTTTATCTCATGATAAATGTGCGCGAACATGACTTTTTCAAGCGTGAAGGCGATAATTTGATTTGTGAAGTTCCCGTTTCCTTTCCTCAGGCCGCCCTCGGAGCCGAGATTCGGGTACCCACTCTGGACGGCAAGATTTCACTGAAGATTCCGAAAGGCACGCAATCCCACCACATTTTTCGAGTAAAGGGCAAAGGGATGCCCGGCCTTCGCAGTCATGGGCGGGGCGACCTTTTTGTCAGGGCGGTTATCGAGACTCCGACAAAGCTGAACGATCGCCAGCGAGAACTCCTCGAGGAATTCGCCAAAATCAGCGGCGAAGAAACTCAGCCTCTCACTAAGAAATTCCTTGACAAATTCAAGGAAGTCTTCGGCACCTGA
- the mtaB gene encoding tRNA (N(6)-L-threonylcarbamoyladenosine(37)-C(2))-methylthiotransferase MtaB: protein MSSFRILTFGCKVNQCDSQVLRETLVSWGLAESETEQCDLVIVNSCTVTGGADAKFRKALRKIRRENPGALIGLTGCFVNRVRSSNAPPSADFVFSPDSPGALAEFLRGRNLINGGILREVRQSFFAEHTRAFLKIQDGCTCFCSYCIIPFVRPTLWSREPEEVLATINELSGQGYREVVLSGIHLGFYGRQAGEAGAMREPIPLVALLSQIEVKCRIDRIRLSSIEINEVTDELIEFMAGSKKLCRHLHLPLQSGSDRILQKMNRRYAAGFYAERISRIKEKLPDIGLTTDIIVGFPGESEEDFRQTCEAVERVGFVKIHVFRYSNRPGTSAASFRPQVPSNVTSERARRLIRVGNDTAARYKRRFMGKTLPVLIEAYDRRGGFCRGLTPNYMRVRLEAGGDYINEILPVQIEEIDEVSGVALGTAVQQP, encoded by the coding sequence GTGTCTTCCTTTCGCATCCTCACATTCGGCTGTAAAGTGAATCAATGCGATTCACAGGTTCTTCGCGAGACACTGGTTTCGTGGGGATTGGCGGAATCCGAGACGGAGCAGTGTGATCTGGTCATCGTCAACAGCTGCACGGTTACTGGCGGCGCGGACGCAAAATTCCGAAAGGCTCTGCGCAAGATTCGGCGGGAGAATCCGGGCGCGCTCATTGGCCTGACCGGCTGTTTTGTCAATCGGGTCCGATCCTCAAATGCGCCGCCGAGCGCGGATTTTGTATTTTCTCCCGATAGTCCGGGCGCGCTGGCTGAATTTTTGCGCGGGCGCAACTTGATCAATGGCGGAATCCTTCGGGAAGTGCGCCAGTCCTTTTTTGCGGAGCATACGCGAGCATTTTTGAAGATACAGGACGGCTGCACGTGCTTTTGCTCGTACTGTATCATCCCATTCGTGCGCCCTACATTATGGAGCCGAGAGCCGGAAGAGGTTCTGGCGACGATAAACGAGCTTTCGGGGCAAGGATACAGGGAGGTCGTTCTCAGCGGCATCCACCTCGGGTTTTATGGGCGGCAAGCCGGTGAAGCAGGCGCGATGCGAGAGCCAATCCCATTGGTTGCTCTCCTGTCGCAGATCGAGGTGAAATGCAGGATAGACCGTATCAGACTGAGCTCGATTGAGATCAATGAAGTTACGGATGAGCTGATTGAGTTTATGGCCGGCTCGAAAAAGCTGTGCCGCCACCTCCACCTGCCCCTGCAAAGCGGTAGTGACAGGATACTACAGAAGATGAATCGCAGGTACGCAGCCGGGTTTTATGCGGAGAGAATCAGCCGGATCAAGGAGAAACTTCCCGATATCGGCTTGACAACAGATATTATTGTTGGTTTTCCGGGCGAGAGCGAAGAGGATTTCCGGCAGACGTGTGAAGCTGTGGAAAGGGTCGGATTTGTGAAGATCCACGTGTTCAGGTATTCGAATCGGCCCGGCACGAGCGCTGCCTCATTTCGGCCGCAGGTCCCTTCGAACGTGACGAGCGAGCGCGCCCGCCGTCTGATCCGGGTGGGAAATGATACTGCCGCTCGCTATAAACGCCGATTCATGGGGAAGACGCTGCCGGTGCTGATTGAGGCGTATGACCGGCGCGGCGGATTCTGCCGGGGCCTGACCCCCAACTATATGCGGGTGAGGTTGGAGGCAGGCGGCGACTATATCAACGAGATTTTGCCGGTTCAGATCGAGGAAATTGACGAAGTGAGCGGCGTGGCCTTGGGGACGGCGGTACAGCAGCCATGA
- a CDS encoding histidine triad nucleotide-binding protein, translating into MSDCIFCKIADGEIPSKKVYEDAAYFAFRDIEPQAPVHVVVIPRKHIPTLNDISATDPAEIGALLQACRLVARAENVAASGYRVVINCNRDAGQAVFHLHAHVLGGRALSSTFA; encoded by the coding sequence ATGTCCGACTGCATCTTCTGCAAGATAGCGGATGGCGAGATACCATCCAAGAAAGTTTATGAGGATGCTGCATATTTTGCCTTTCGAGATATCGAGCCGCAGGCGCCGGTCCATGTGGTTGTTATTCCGAGGAAGCATATACCGACGCTGAATGACATTTCTGCGACCGATCCGGCCGAGATCGGCGCTCTCCTACAGGCGTGCCGGCTTGTGGCGCGAGCCGAGAACGTAGCAGCCTCAGGATACCGGGTAGTAATAAACTGTAACAGAGACGCTGGTCAAGCGGTGTTTCATCTTCATGCGCATGTGTTAGGGGGTCGCGCCCTGAGCTCGACATTTGCCTAA
- the grpE gene encoding nucleotide exchange factor GrpE, which translates to MKNKDTFPEDQGAHIEREQEEEPAVGAEGAPEELQSSEPAKVETMGMTPEEVAKIAQEKEEYYDRLLRTQADFDNYRKRIQKEQASLIKYGAENVLREILPVVDNLERAVDSARKHGDSNFQLREGIELVLAQLRETLGRLGVKPVESVGAPFDPNKHDALIRVHAPDAPEGVVVDEIRKGYYLHDKVLRPAQVTVGTHEQVGDS; encoded by the coding sequence ATGAAAAATAAGGATACCTTTCCCGAAGATCAGGGGGCCCATATCGAGAGAGAACAAGAAGAAGAGCCGGCAGTTGGGGCCGAAGGTGCGCCCGAGGAGTTGCAGTCTTCTGAACCGGCAAAGGTCGAGACGATGGGGATGACTCCGGAGGAAGTCGCGAAAATCGCTCAGGAAAAGGAAGAATATTACGATCGTCTATTGCGCACGCAGGCGGACTTCGACAATTATCGCAAGCGGATTCAAAAGGAGCAGGCCAGCCTGATCAAATATGGGGCGGAGAATGTTCTCCGCGAAATTCTTCCCGTTGTCGATAACCTGGAACGCGCCGTCGATTCAGCAAGAAAGCATGGCGATTCGAATTTCCAGCTTCGCGAGGGTATCGAACTGGTTCTGGCTCAATTGCGCGAGACTTTGGGAAGGTTGGGAGTGAAGCCTGTGGAGAGCGTCGGTGCGCCGTTTGATCCCAACAAACATGACGCTCTTATTCGTGTTCACGCGCCCGATGCCCCCGAAGGAGTCGTGGTGGATGAAATCCGTAAAGGGTATTATCTGCACGACAAGGTACTTCGGCCGGCACAGGTGACAGTGGGCACGCATGAACAGGTGGGCGATTCTTAG
- a CDS encoding 16S rRNA (uracil(1498)-N(3))-methyltransferase, whose translation MTTHQFFIKQSRIDKSRMVTIEGQDARHISQVLRLKKGSRIKLVDETQQLYSGTIRKVSAKAVLVALDEMPPCIPEQARVSVVQGIPRLPKSDLIVQKLTELGVGGITFVSMARSPYTDAYERLQRRLQRLESIAEAAAKQCGRRCIPWIRAAKNIKEALTDLSEGSICLAASENVKDKRLQNVLSAAPAAAPISVFIGPEGGFSEDELALLARNGAREFSLGQNILRTETAAIVAAALVLYELGEL comes from the coding sequence ATGACGACCCATCAGTTTTTCATCAAGCAGTCCCGGATCGATAAGAGCCGCATGGTGACCATCGAGGGACAGGATGCACGGCACATCTCCCAGGTGCTTCGTCTGAAAAAGGGAAGCCGGATCAAACTGGTTGACGAGACGCAGCAACTCTATTCCGGCACCATAAGAAAAGTTTCCGCCAAGGCAGTCCTGGTCGCCCTGGATGAGATGCCCCCGTGCATTCCCGAGCAAGCGCGCGTAAGCGTTGTGCAAGGTATCCCCCGCCTCCCGAAATCAGACCTGATCGTGCAAAAGCTGACCGAACTGGGAGTGGGCGGAATCACGTTTGTTTCGATGGCGCGTTCTCCGTACACGGACGCGTATGAGCGCCTGCAGAGGCGTCTGCAGCGGCTGGAATCGATTGCAGAGGCCGCCGCAAAGCAGTGCGGGCGCCGATGTATTCCCTGGATAAGGGCGGCTAAGAATATCAAAGAAGCGCTAACGGACTTGAGTGAGGGGAGTATCTGCCTGGCGGCCAGCGAAAACGTGAAGGATAAGCGTCTTCAAAACGTTTTGTCGGCGGCGCCCGCGGCGGCCCCGATAAGCGTCTTTATAGGACCCGAGGGCGGATTCTCCGAAGACGAGTTGGCTCTGCTGGCGCGAAATGGGGCGCGGGAATTTTCTTTGGGCCAGAATATACTGCGGACCGAAACCGCCGCCATTGTTGCCGCGGCGCTTGTGCTTTATGAATTAGGGGAACTGTAG
- the dnaK gene encoding molecular chaperone DnaK, which yields MAKVIGIDLGTTNSCVAIMEGGEPTVIPNAEGGRTTPSVVAFAKTGERLVGTVAKRQAITNPENTIFSIKRFMGRRHNEVLAEEKLVPYKVRSGEGDNVVVEAGGRSFTPPEISAVILQKMRETAEDYTGEKISQAVITVPAYFNDSQRQATKDAGRIAGLEVLRIINEPTAASLAYGLDKKKDEKIAVYDLGGGTFDISILELGEGVFEVKSTNGDTHLGGDDFDQRVIDWLADEFKREQGIDLRSDRMALQRLKEAAEKAKCELSTSQTTEINLPFITADAAGPKHLSTTLTRSKLEQLVDDLIERTKRPCLTALKDAKLQAEDIDEVILVGGQTRMPAVQNLVRNLFGKEPHKGVNPDEVVAIGAAIQAGVLSGEVKDVLLLDVTPLSLGIETLGGICTKLIQKNTTIPTRKSQIFSTAADGQTAVSIHVLQGEREMAANNRTLGRFDLVGIPPAPRGVPQIEVTFDIDANGIVHVSAKDLGTGKEQKIRIEASGGLSEQEIDRLVQEADAHQEEDKRKRKLAEVRNHADSLIYSTEKTMKDLADRVTDDERKQTNEAIEKVRQAMAGEDTAAIERAIEELTRVSHQFAERLYQQAGQAQAGAQAGEANQEGPSEDATDADYEVSGEEENK from the coding sequence ATGGCAAAAGTCATAGGCATTGACCTGGGTACCACGAATTCATGTGTCGCCATTATGGAAGGGGGCGAGCCGACGGTCATTCCGAATGCTGAGGGAGGACGCACAACGCCTTCGGTTGTCGCTTTCGCGAAGACCGGGGAGCGCCTGGTGGGTACGGTTGCGAAGCGGCAGGCGATCACGAATCCGGAGAACACGATCTTCTCCATCAAGCGTTTCATGGGACGCAGGCACAATGAGGTCCTCGCTGAGGAAAAGCTGGTCCCGTATAAAGTACGCAGCGGTGAAGGCGACAATGTGGTGGTGGAAGCGGGCGGCAGGTCCTTTACGCCGCCGGAGATATCGGCGGTGATTCTTCAAAAGATGAGGGAAACCGCTGAAGATTATACGGGAGAGAAAATTTCGCAAGCGGTCATAACGGTGCCGGCCTATTTCAATGATTCACAGCGTCAGGCGACAAAGGACGCGGGCAGAATCGCGGGTCTCGAGGTCTTGCGCATCATCAATGAGCCAACAGCGGCCTCCCTTGCATATGGACTTGACAAGAAGAAGGATGAAAAGATCGCGGTGTACGATCTTGGCGGGGGAACTTTTGATATCTCCATTCTTGAACTGGGTGAGGGCGTCTTTGAGGTAAAATCCACCAATGGCGATACCCATCTCGGCGGTGACGACTTTGATCAGCGCGTTATCGACTGGCTCGCGGATGAATTCAAGAGAGAACAAGGCATCGACCTGCGCAGTGATCGGATGGCCCTGCAGCGCCTGAAAGAGGCGGCGGAAAAGGCAAAATGCGAATTATCCACGTCGCAAACGACGGAAATCAATCTTCCCTTCATAACGGCCGATGCCGCGGGTCCGAAGCACCTGAGTACGACGCTGACACGATCGAAACTCGAACAGCTTGTAGACGATCTGATCGAGCGCACAAAGAGGCCGTGCCTGACAGCGCTCAAAGATGCGAAGCTGCAGGCTGAAGATATCGATGAGGTGATCCTCGTGGGCGGGCAGACGCGCATGCCTGCCGTTCAGAACCTGGTGAGAAACCTGTTCGGCAAAGAGCCGCACAAAGGGGTCAACCCAGACGAAGTGGTTGCGATCGGCGCTGCGATACAGGCGGGGGTGCTGTCCGGCGAGGTGAAGGACGTATTGCTGCTCGACGTAACGCCGCTGTCGCTGGGGATCGAGACACTCGGAGGCATCTGCACGAAGCTGATTCAGAAGAACACCACGATTCCCACGAGGAAAAGCCAGATATTTTCCACCGCGGCCGATGGGCAGACCGCTGTGAGCATTCATGTACTGCAGGGCGAGCGCGAGATGGCGGCGAACAACCGGACATTGGGCCGGTTCGACCTGGTCGGGATACCGCCGGCCCCGCGCGGCGTTCCGCAGATAGAGGTAACGTTCGATATCGACGCTAACGGCATCGTGCATGTTTCGGCGAAGGACCTGGGCACCGGGAAAGAGCAGAAGATACGCATTGAGGCGTCCGGCGGACTTTCGGAGCAGGAGATAGATCGATTGGTACAGGAGGCGGATGCCCATCAAGAAGAGGACAAGCGGAAGCGGAAGCTTGCCGAGGTGCGCAACCATGCCGACTCGCTCATTTATTCCACCGAGAAGACGATGAAGGACCTGGCTGACCGCGTGACGGATGACGAGCGGAAGCAGACGAACGAAGCGATCGAGAAGGTGCGGCAGGCGATGGCCGGAGAAGATACCGCCGCGATCGAGAGGGCGATCGAAGAGCTGACGCGGGTCTCTCATCAATTTGCCGAGCGCCTTTACCAGCAGGCGGGCCAGGCCCAGGCGGGAGCGCAGGCGGGAGAAGCGAATCAGGAAGGCCCTTCCGAAGACGCGACAGATGCTGATTACGAGGTTTCCGGGGAAGAAGAAAACAAATAA
- the hrcA gene encoding heat-inducible transcription repressor HrcA, with amino-acid sequence MKQDASLNDRQKDVLQAVVTTHIMTASAVGSRTVAKKMGFKLSPASIRNVMADLEEQGYVRQPHTSAGRVPTDVGYRVYVDDLMDIYELALDELLRIEESLGPGVVGLEELMGLACRLLSFLTQYTAVVQTPKVETETIRHVEIVSLTSEKILTILVTNLGEVRKRVFSRPARLADEEIEKLSAYLNREFCSLSFAGARSHLESYHKLSSASEDYLLSQLAIEVMAGLFFDETPREVFLVGMENIFSQPEFQDVERLRPLLKVLDEKKQLNELFETFLCGEMTPGVYIRIGRENPVDGITSCSVIASPYHIGGRTMGAIGVIGPTRMHYARASSLVAVVADKLGHILTVLSGG; translated from the coding sequence ATGAAGCAGGATGCGTCCCTGAACGATCGGCAGAAGGATGTTTTACAAGCTGTTGTAACCACGCATATTATGACAGCTTCTGCTGTCGGGTCGCGCACGGTGGCGAAAAAGATGGGATTCAAGCTGAGTCCGGCGTCCATCCGGAACGTGATGGCGGACCTTGAGGAGCAAGGTTACGTCCGCCAGCCGCATACCTCGGCGGGGCGAGTTCCGACGGATGTGGGTTATCGGGTTTATGTAGATGACCTGATGGACATTTACGAGTTGGCACTTGACGAGCTTTTGCGCATTGAGGAATCTTTAGGGCCCGGAGTTGTCGGGCTTGAGGAGCTAATGGGATTGGCGTGCCGCCTTCTTTCGTTCCTCACGCAGTACACGGCAGTGGTCCAGACCCCGAAGGTGGAGACGGAGACGATAAGGCATGTAGAGATTGTCTCTTTGACCTCGGAAAAGATATTGACGATTTTGGTGACCAATCTCGGCGAGGTGCGAAAGAGGGTTTTTTCGCGACCCGCCAGATTGGCTGACGAAGAAATCGAGAAGCTTTCGGCTTATCTCAACCGTGAGTTTTGTTCTTTATCGTTTGCAGGCGCGCGCTCGCATCTGGAGTCGTACCACAAGCTCAGTAGCGCGAGCGAGGATTATCTGCTCAGCCAACTGGCGATTGAAGTGATGGCGGGCCTTTTTTTCGACGAGACACCGAGGGAGGTATTTCTGGTCGGAATGGAGAACATTTTTTCGCAGCCGGAATTTCAGGATGTCGAGCGCCTGAGGCCATTATTAAAGGTGCTGGACGAAAAGAAGCAATTGAACGAGCTTTTCGAGACGTTTTTGTGCGGGGAGATGACACCTGGAGTGTATATCCGCATCGGGAGAGAGAATCCGGTCGACGGTATCACGAGTTGCAGCGTTATTGCGTCGCCCTATCACATTGGGGGACGAACGATGGGCGCAATTGGAGTGATCGGGCCGACCCGAATGCATTATGCGCGGGCGTCCTCGCTCGTGGCCGTTGTCGCCGACAAGCTCGGCCACATTTTGACGGTTTTGAGTGGAGGCTGA